Below is a genomic region from Burkholderia pyrrocinia.
GACGGTGCGGACCTGCTCGACGGGCGCCGCACGCCGCGCGGCTTCGCGGCGAAGCTTGCGGTGCTCCTGCACGAGCGCTTCCGGGCGGGCGGTGCGCCCATTACGCTGCTGCCGTGCGAACTCGTCGCCCGCAACGGCGACACGCTGCGCGACCTGGTGGTCGGCGTCGCGCGGGGCTGGCGCGCGGACGCGGCATTCGTCGATTACCTGATCGGGGGCTGCGTGTGGGTCAATTCCCTCGTCGACCGCATCGTGTCGGAGCCGATCCATCCGGTCGGCGCGGTTGCCGAGCCGTATGCGCTGTGGGCCGTCCAGCGCACCGCCGGGATGACGTTGCCGTGCGAACACCCGGACATCGTCGTGACCGACGATCTCGAGCGCTACGAGCGCCTGAAACTGCTGCTGCTCAATCTTGGACACACGATGCTCGCGCAGCAATGGCTCGCGCTCGGCAGTGCGGCGGACATGACGGTCGGCGCGGCGATGGACGATCCCGCCTACCGCGAACCGCTCGAAGCGGTGTGGAACGAAGAGGTGATGCCGGTGTTCGTCGCGCTCGGCGAGCGCGACGCGGCGCTCTCGTATCTGGACGAGGTTCGCGACCGGTTCGCGAATCCATTCCTTGCGCACCGGCTGGCCGACATTGCCGGCA
It encodes:
- a CDS encoding D-mannonate oxidoreductase; its protein translation is MTNPILQFGTSRFLQAHVDLFTSEALAVGRALGAVTVVQTTSSAESRARIDALRAAGRYPVRIRGRRSGATIDRQVDCVAITEALHASEDWALLRERVALDVRVIVSNTGDSGYALFDDDGADLLDGRRTPRGFAAKLAVLLHERFRAGGAPITLLPCELVARNGDTLRDLVVGVARGWRADAAFVDYLIGGCVWVNSLVDRIVSEPIHPVGAVAEPYALWAVQRTAGMTLPCEHPDIVVTDDLERYERLKLLLLNLGHTMLAQQWLALGSAADMTVGAAMDDPAYREPLEAVWNEEVMPVFVALGERDAALSYLDEVRDRFANPFLAHRLADIAGNHDMKKMRRLRPVLDMARALKLPIGQPRLIAALG